A part of Penaeus vannamei isolate JL-2024 chromosome 1, ASM4276789v1, whole genome shotgun sequence genomic DNA contains:
- the LOC113819033 gene encoding transcriptional adapter 1: protein MSTSPDHLNSARKRLVEALGSEKKQKYFHHMKQWFRMKLSKEEFDSLARELLAIDSVHLHNEFLLAILTKCQLFSSSSSTSRSESYHRHEEQRVDTGQGTSNMRDHNTSLNIYSAPAVERKKIKPKKKNKVSRPTHDGNFEPVTVQDTAPTATLREPQAIIDSGAGYLSRSLCLLDTGPLKGRLLLAAWDHGITQVGDNVANILQEATQQCLKNILMATVSRRRGYRMREGRFIHSLGTTPPNPWLRNTASLNDWTNESLGLPMGEGGELGDRPIWPTVDSADQNAAHLASCALPVENPLPPINCFDLFEALQVQKSVLPCHSVYALGLERISSRLWHPSWGEVEQEAIAAQEASLRDTLKEHRLAANPVS from the exons ATGTCGACGTCTCCAGATCACCTGAATTCAGCGAGAAAGAGACTGGTAGAGGCCCTTGGCtcggagaagaagcagaaatatTTCCATCACATGAAACAGTGGTTCAGAATGAAG CTGTCAAAGGAGGAATTTGACTCATTAGCAAGAGAACTTCTAGCGATTGATTCTGTACACCTGCACAACGAATTCCTCCTAGCCATCCTAACAAAATGCCAGCTCTTtagctcttcttcctctacttcacgTTCCGAGTCGTACCACAGGCATGAAGAACAG AGAGTGGACACAGGACAAGGTACCTCCAACATGCGGGATCACAATACATCTCTTAACATATACTCGGCTCCAGCTGTTGAGCGGAAAAAGATTAAacccaagaagaagaacaaagttTCACGGCCAACACATGAT GGTAATTTTGAGCCAGTAACAGTCCAAGACACAGCCCCCACGGCCACCCTGCGTGAGCCCCAGGCCATCATAGACTCGGGGGCTGGCTACCTTTCCCGTTCCTTGTGCCTGCTGGATACAGGGCCCCTCAAAGGTCGTTTGTTGTTGGCAGCATGGGACCATGGCATCACGCAAGTAGGGGACAATGTTGCCAACATTCTGCAAGAGGCCACTCAG CAATGTCTGAAGAACATCCTGATGGCGACGGTAAGCAGACGTCGTGGGTATCGCATGAGGGAAGGGCGTTTCATTCACTCCCTGGGCACAACACCTCCGAATCCCTGGCTGAGGAACACTGCTTCACTCAATGACTGGACGAATGAGAG CCTGGGCCTCCcaatgggcgagggaggggagctgGGTGACCGACCCATCTGGCCAACTGTGGACTCGGCAGACCAGAACGCAGCACACTTGGCTTCCTGCGCGCTTCCAGTTGagaatcctcttcctcctatcaatTGCTTCGACTTGTTTGAGGCTTTGCAG GTCCAGAAGAGCGTGCTTCCATGCCACTCGGTGTACGCACTAGGCCTGGAGCGTATTTCCTCGAGGCTTTGGCACCCTAGCTGGGGTGAGGTGGAGCAGGAAGCCATCGCAGCACAAGAAGCTTCCCTCAGAGACACACTGAAGGAGCATCGGCTGGCAGCCAATCCTGTCTCTTAG